The Maridesulfovibrio ferrireducens genome contains a region encoding:
- a CDS encoding ATP-grasp domain-containing protein gives MLKSFNVMVAGIGGASLGTELIKALNLAGKYNIFGCDIASTAYGLYDTICTKTYHISSKNYITNVIDSCLDAKAQFIVPGGEQPMKLLGAANAQLKQAGIQLLGNDPNTIELFSNKKATFEFLASKSIPIPKTIKIESIHDIEYVGLPCIVKPATGSGGSVGVFFAVSVKEAMMYAKYIRNDGVYAVAQEYIPHDEGEFSFGVLSLPDETLVGSIALRRTFDTKISVTYKGRGGIISSPYSQGHVKKYTELRQQAEKIAKKIHSKGPINIQGRVRDGILYPFEINPRFSGSVYLRSIAGFNEIERLIDYYNEIPPKPIQLKYGWYLRSLTECYIPENSYKKKS, from the coding sequence CTTCGGTTGCGATATAGCATCTACAGCATATGGATTATATGATACCATTTGCACAAAAACTTATCATATTTCTTCTAAAAACTATATTACCAATGTAATTGATTCATGCCTTGATGCTAAAGCACAATTTATTGTCCCGGGGGGAGAACAACCAATGAAACTGCTTGGTGCTGCAAATGCACAGTTAAAGCAAGCAGGTATTCAGTTACTTGGCAATGATCCAAATACCATAGAACTCTTTTCAAATAAAAAAGCAACATTTGAGTTTCTTGCCTCAAAAAGTATCCCAATCCCTAAAACCATTAAAATTGAATCCATTCATGATATTGAATACGTTGGTCTTCCATGTATTGTAAAACCTGCAACTGGTTCGGGCGGTAGCGTGGGGGTCTTTTTTGCCGTAAGTGTAAAGGAGGCAATGATGTATGCAAAATACATTCGCAACGATGGAGTTTATGCTGTAGCTCAAGAATACATCCCTCATGACGAAGGGGAATTCTCATTCGGAGTTCTTTCGTTGCCAGATGAAACGCTCGTGGGATCTATCGCATTGCGGCGTACATTTGATACAAAGATTTCAGTCACTTACAAAGGGCGAGGTGGCATAATTTCTAGCCCATATTCACAAGGACATGTTAAAAAATATACTGAACTACGGCAACAGGCAGAAAAAATAGCCAAAAAAATTCATAGCAAAGGACCTATCAATATACAAGGTCGAGTGCGCGATGGCATCCTTTATCCATTTGAAATTAACCCTCGTTTTTCAGGCTCTGTATATCTTAGGTCTATAGCGGGATTTAATGAAATCGAGCGATTAATCGATTATTATAATGAAATACCTCCAAAGCCAATACAGCTTAAATATGGGTGGTATTTACGTAGTTTAACTGAATGCTATATTCCTGAAAATAGCTACAAAAAGAAAAGCTGA
- a CDS encoding NAD-dependent epimerase/dehydratase family protein, with protein sequence MSIRWITPKLGTAAADQLPLSNNFYIVDVRDMVDKEGNSPELVEQKILETVHHMKNGAKTVVCCDYGKSRSNAVAAGAIAIFKNISLADAMKILRKKIAVDEIRLEPLCAVQKIVSQHTEILKENSKETILITGISGFIGTSLSKKLQEHFSLITPSREELNLQHERIKLSLLVKQKNVKRIIHLATPHGHTNTDLGNALAILRNILEVSCVHSIPLIYHSGGEIYSGHTKHLIADENTPILPKGVDGEIKALAEIMISFWEKNTGLQATILRSSTVYGIGADNPKFINNFIKKALRSQPIITHHYQNGDPALDLLYIDDLIDAIIKVCYRNYVGTLNLGTGHLISTLNIAKLIKMCLESNSVITSTNIEANTSKIAMNYEKAKKEIDWQPQMFSNDGLKLLINQTVQKEEAI encoded by the coding sequence ATGTCTATTCGTTGGATTACTCCAAAGCTCGGGACTGCCGCTGCCGACCAACTTCCATTATCCAACAATTTTTATATTGTCGATGTGCGCGACATGGTCGATAAGGAGGGTAACAGTCCTGAACTTGTAGAGCAAAAAATATTAGAAACTGTACACCACATGAAAAATGGTGCCAAAACTGTCGTCTGCTGTGATTATGGCAAATCCAGAAGTAATGCCGTTGCTGCTGGGGCTATTGCTATTTTCAAAAACATATCCCTAGCTGATGCCATGAAAATCTTGCGCAAAAAAATTGCAGTGGATGAGATTAGACTGGAGCCGTTATGTGCAGTTCAAAAAATTGTTAGTCAGCATACAGAAATATTAAAAGAAAATTCAAAAGAAACTATTTTAATTACTGGTATCTCGGGCTTTATTGGAACTTCTTTGTCTAAAAAACTACAAGAGCATTTTTCTCTTATCACGCCTTCTCGTGAAGAATTAAATCTTCAACATGAACGCATAAAATTAAGTCTCTTGGTGAAGCAAAAAAATGTAAAACGAATCATTCACTTAGCTACCCCACACGGGCATACCAATACAGACCTTGGTAACGCTTTGGCAATACTGCGAAACATACTTGAAGTGTCCTGCGTACATAGCATACCTCTTATCTATCACTCAGGGGGGGAAATTTATTCCGGCCACACAAAACATCTCATCGCTGATGAAAACACTCCAATACTTCCAAAAGGCGTTGATGGTGAGATCAAAGCCCTTGCCGAAATAATGATTTCATTTTGGGAAAAAAATACAGGATTACAAGCTACAATACTTCGTTCAAGCACCGTGTATGGCATAGGTGCTGATAATCCAAAGTTTATCAACAATTTTATTAAAAAAGCATTGCGGTCACAACCAATTATTACGCATCACTATCAAAATGGAGATCCAGCATTAGATTTGCTGTATATAGATGATCTAATAGATGCAATTATTAAAGTCTGTTATAGAAACTATGTGGGTACCTTAAATCTTGGTACAGGGCATCTTATATCAACCCTAAACATTGCAAAATTAATAAAAATGTGTCTTGAAAGCAATAGTGTTATAACTTCAACCAATATTGAGGCAAACACTTCAAAAATTGCAATGAACTACGAAAAAGCAAAAAAAGAAATTGATTGGCAACCTCAAATGTTCTCTAATGATGGCCTTAAATTACTTATTAATCAAACAGTACAAAAGGAAGAAGCAATATGA
- a CDS encoding bifunctional 2-polyprenyl-6-hydroxyphenol methylase/3-demethylubiquinol 3-O-methyltransferase UbiG, which yields MITQNEKKLQEGFSWTRSQMFATYNEVLGYYQALSCLEYAKGDSLLDMPCGDGLLTSMMAHRFKKVVGLDASSKHLALAKNNIPNAELHETLIEDFKPNIPFDTITMLNVLEHVENPVSTLRHSASLLSDDGVLIVHVPNALAINRKLAVLMGTLTECEELSPFDIEIAGHRRSYSLKTLQADIQEAGLKVSATGGIFYKMLSTAQIDWFLKNGLWEEGGFGWGRVGGPNKDWKKEFCRACYELGKEHPEDCNVIYACITK from the coding sequence ATGATAACACAAAACGAAAAAAAACTTCAGGAAGGCTTTTCTTGGACTAGGTCTCAGATGTTTGCTACGTACAATGAAGTCTTAGGCTATTATCAAGCTCTATCTTGCTTAGAATATGCTAAAGGGGATAGCCTGCTAGATATGCCCTGCGGTGATGGATTACTAACAAGCATGATGGCGCACCGCTTCAAAAAAGTAGTAGGACTTGATGCCTCCAGCAAACACCTTGCTCTAGCAAAGAACAATATCCCCAATGCTGAATTGCATGAAACACTCATCGAAGATTTTAAGCCCAATATCCCATTTGATACGATTACCATGCTTAACGTTCTTGAGCATGTCGAAAATCCTGTATCTACCCTACGCCATTCAGCAAGCCTTTTAAGTGACGACGGAGTGTTAATTGTCCATGTTCCTAACGCACTGGCCATTAATCGCAAGCTCGCAGTACTCATGGGAACATTAACTGAATGCGAAGAACTTTCACCTTTTGACATTGAAATTGCAGGACATCGGCGATCTTACTCGCTTAAGACTTTACAAGCAGACATCCAAGAAGCCGGACTCAAGGTAAGTGCTACAGGAGGTATTTTTTATAAAATGCTATCTACTGCTCAAATAGACTGGTTTTTAAAAAATGGTTTATGGGAAGAAGGTGGCTTTGGGTGGGGAAGAGTTGGCGGACCAAATAAAGATTGGAAAAAAGAATTCTGCCGTGCTTGCTATGAGTTAGGCAAAGAACACCCTGAAGATTGTAACGTTATTTATGCATGCATAACAAAATAA
- a CDS encoding radical SAM/SPASM domain-containing protein, whose product MAAEISPRIHLEGRTALQDVIPLESPFLVFIDPSNICNFKCTFCPTGNEKLLQKTARKKNVMTLKIFKKIIDDIGHFPNKLKVLRLYKDGEPFLNPNLEKMVEYAKKNSNIQRVETTTNGSLLTPKRSKAIINAGIDQINISLDGMSNEQFLKFTKTKIDFNSFVKNIEYLYNNKKNCTILIKTVQDILTKETEKKFYDTFSPIADKIYVERIVPVWPEFDAGHNSKNGEVGLFGQPLNKIDVCPFIFYSMAINSNGSVSLCLFDWKHQMIIGDVKTTTLLDIWNSKKLNEFQKKFLNGKRENIIFCRHCEQIIYCTVDNIDPYKKEIMHRLKKKKLLT is encoded by the coding sequence ATGGCAGCAGAAATATCTCCAAGAATTCATTTAGAAGGAAGAACAGCTTTACAAGACGTGATTCCATTAGAGTCTCCCTTTCTTGTTTTTATTGACCCCTCGAATATATGCAACTTTAAATGTACGTTCTGCCCTACTGGAAATGAAAAACTTCTCCAGAAAACGGCTAGAAAAAAGAACGTAATGACTCTAAAAATATTTAAAAAAATTATAGACGATATAGGTCATTTTCCAAACAAACTAAAAGTGCTTAGACTGTATAAAGATGGCGAACCATTTTTGAATCCCAATTTAGAAAAAATGGTTGAGTACGCCAAAAAAAATAGCAACATACAAAGAGTTGAAACAACTACAAATGGATCTTTACTTACCCCTAAAAGAAGTAAAGCCATCATCAACGCTGGTATTGATCAAATTAATATTTCTTTAGATGGAATGAGTAATGAACAATTTTTAAAATTTACAAAGACAAAAATAGACTTTAATAGTTTCGTAAAAAACATTGAATACTTATACAACAATAAGAAAAATTGTACTATCTTAATCAAAACAGTACAAGATATTCTCACAAAAGAGACAGAAAAAAAATTTTATGACACGTTTAGTCCGATTGCAGACAAAATTTATGTAGAAAGAATTGTGCCTGTTTGGCCTGAGTTTGATGCAGGACATAATTCCAAGAATGGCGAAGTCGGTCTTTTTGGGCAACCTCTTAATAAAATTGATGTCTGCCCATTTATATTTTATTCAATGGCTATAAATTCCAATGGTTCAGTAAGCCTTTGTCTTTTTGACTGGAAACATCAAATGATTATTGGAGATGTAAAAACGACTACCCTACTTGATATATGGAATTCAAAAAAATTAAATGAATTTCAAAAAAAATTCCTAAATGGGAAAAGAGAGAATATTATTTTCTGTCGTCACTGTGAGCAAATCATATATTGCACTGTTGATAACATAGACCCATATAAAAAAGAAATCATGCATCGTTTAAAAAAGAAAAAGTTATTGACATAG
- a CDS encoding cephalosporin hydroxylase family protein, with protein MDDTKNFIEECTKEISTMGGEGLRQHSMQWHLANAPYKYTYHFRWMGLPIIQYPQDIVAMQELIWDIKPDLIIETGIARGGSLIFYASLMKMMDIDGEVLGIDIDIREHNRKAIEFHPMAKYITMIQGSSITDEVMHQVHTLAKGKKSVMVVLDSNHTHEHVLSELRAYAPLVTIGSYLVVFDTVVEDLPDELWDNRPWGKGNNPKTAVWEFLKETDRFEIDTSIHNKLQITVAPDGYLRCIK; from the coding sequence ATGGATGACACCAAAAATTTTATAGAAGAATGCACTAAAGAAATATCCACAATGGGAGGAGAGGGGCTTCGGCAACATTCTATGCAATGGCATCTGGCAAATGCTCCTTATAAATACACGTATCATTTTAGATGGATGGGCCTTCCTATCATCCAATACCCACAAGATATCGTTGCCATGCAAGAGCTTATCTGGGACATTAAGCCTGATCTTATTATTGAAACAGGCATTGCTCGTGGCGGCTCACTCATATTTTACGCGTCACTTATGAAAATGATGGATATTGATGGAGAGGTGCTCGGTATAGATATAGATATTCGGGAGCACAATCGCAAGGCCATAGAATTTCACCCTATGGCAAAATATATTACAATGATACAAGGTTCCTCCATTACGGACGAAGTCATGCATCAGGTGCATACACTTGCTAAAGGGAAAAAGTCCGTTATGGTTGTACTAGATTCTAATCATACCCACGAACATGTGCTATCTGAATTACGTGCCTATGCTCCCTTGGTGACTATAGGCAGCTATCTTGTTGTCTTTGATACGGTGGTGGAAGATCTGCCTGATGAGCTTTGGGACAACCGTCCATGGGGTAAAGGAAATAACCCTAAAACTGCGGTGTGGGAGTTTTTAAAAGAAACTGACCGGTTTGAAATTGACACCTCCATACATAATAAGTTGCAAATTACCGTTGCACCAGATGGATATTTGCGTTGTATAAAATAA
- the rfbF gene encoding glucose-1-phosphate cytidylyltransferase yields the protein MQTVILCGGLGTRLREETEFRPKPMVPIGAHPILWHIMKIYAQYNHKEFVLALGYKGEMIKDYFVNYEWMTNDITLKLGNPETLRCHNCNDEADWTVTLANTGANSQKGSRIKQIEKYITDDTFMMTYGDGVANVNIDALLDFHHSHGKIATLTGVSPGNQFGELQIKGSQVTDFREKPETGKNNFVNSGFFVLNRKIFDYLTFDENCDFEYGPLEKLARQGELMVYKHHGYWGWMDTIRDTERLNAMWNSGEAAWKTW from the coding sequence ATGCAAACAGTCATTCTCTGCGGTGGACTTGGCACTCGGCTTCGTGAAGAAACAGAGTTTCGCCCAAAGCCTATGGTCCCCATTGGAGCACATCCCATTCTTTGGCATATAATGAAAATATATGCGCAGTACAACCACAAGGAATTTGTTCTTGCTCTTGGGTATAAGGGCGAGATGATAAAAGACTACTTTGTAAACTATGAATGGATGACTAATGACATCACCCTTAAACTTGGCAACCCCGAAACATTGCGTTGTCACAATTGTAATGATGAAGCAGATTGGACAGTTACTCTTGCGAACACCGGTGCAAACAGCCAAAAAGGTAGTCGCATCAAGCAAATTGAAAAATATATAACCGATGACACCTTTATGATGACCTATGGTGACGGTGTTGCTAACGTTAACATAGATGCCTTGCTTGATTTCCATCATTCCCATGGCAAAATAGCCACTTTAACAGGAGTATCTCCTGGCAATCAGTTTGGAGAGTTGCAAATAAAAGGCTCTCAAGTAACCGATTTCAGAGAAAAACCAGAAACAGGGAAAAACAACTTTGTAAACAGCGGTTTTTTTGTATTAAATAGAAAAATTTTTGACTATCTAACTTTTGATGAAAACTGTGATTTTGAATACGGCCCTCTTGAAAAATTAGCACGACAGGGGGAACTTATGGTATACAAACATCACGGATATTGGGGCTGGATGGACACGATACGCGACACCGAGCGGCTGAATGCCATGTGGAACTCAGGGGAAGCTGCATGGAAAACTTGGTAG
- the rfbG gene encoding CDP-glucose 4,6-dehydratase: MENLVDFYNNKRVFITGDTGFKGSWLACMLHSMGAIVHGYALSPPSAPSLWELAHISEHTKHTHADILDSPTLQKKMQDCAPDIVLHLAAQSLVRPSYESPFATFNTNVMGTASVLDAVLSTPSVKGTIIVTSDKCYKNTGEPYAYKESDSMGGDDPYSASKGCAELMTHAYRQSFFTKTGQALASVRAGNVIGGGDFATDRLIPDMVRAFAKNESVSIRNPTATRPWQHVLDPLYGYLLLAKKLLEEPASYNKGWNFGPMHQETHTVGEVVKQFSTHWNDSSIYLDTNVHPHESAYLGLDCTQAQTQLQWQSKLSFTDSIAWTAGWFLKLSQGENAYSLCMQQIELFLSLHGKKRNP; encoded by the coding sequence ATGGAAAACTTGGTAGATTTCTACAATAATAAACGAGTATTTATTACAGGCGATACAGGTTTTAAGGGAAGCTGGCTTGCCTGCATGCTCCATTCTATGGGCGCAATAGTGCATGGATATGCTCTTTCTCCACCTTCGGCCCCAAGCCTTTGGGAGCTTGCCCATATCTCTGAGCATACTAAGCACACACATGCTGATATTCTAGACTCGCCAACTTTGCAGAAGAAAATGCAGGACTGTGCACCGGATATAGTCTTACACCTTGCTGCTCAATCCCTTGTGCGCCCCTCTTATGAATCTCCTTTTGCAACCTTCAATACAAATGTCATGGGAACCGCGTCAGTATTAGATGCGGTTCTATCGACGCCATCCGTAAAAGGCACAATTATTGTCACTAGTGATAAATGTTACAAAAATACTGGCGAACCCTACGCCTATAAAGAATCTGATTCCATGGGGGGAGACGATCCGTATTCTGCCAGTAAAGGCTGTGCTGAGCTTATGACCCATGCATATAGACAAAGTTTTTTTACAAAAACAGGACAAGCTCTTGCCTCTGTACGTGCTGGCAATGTAATTGGTGGTGGCGACTTTGCCACAGACCGTCTAATTCCGGATATGGTGAGAGCTTTCGCCAAAAATGAATCGGTTTCTATCAGGAACCCCACGGCAACGCGCCCATGGCAACATGTGCTTGACCCTCTGTATGGATATTTGCTTCTCGCCAAAAAACTCTTAGAAGAACCTGCATCCTATAACAAAGGTTGGAATTTTGGACCTATGCATCAGGAAACGCATACCGTTGGAGAAGTCGTTAAACAATTTTCAACACATTGGAATGACAGCAGTATATACCTAGACACGAACGTTCACCCTCATGAATCCGCATATTTGGGGCTTGACTGCACGCAAGCACAGACACAGTTGCAATGGCAGTCCAAGCTGTCCTTTACAGACAGTATTGCATGGACGGCAGGTTGGTTCTTAAAATTGTCTCAAGGTGAAAATGCCTACAGCTTGTGTATGCAACAAATAGAACTTTTTTTATCCTTGCATGGAAAAAAAAGAAATCCATAA
- the rfbC gene encoding dTDP-4-dehydrorhamnose 3,5-epimerase has translation MHIIPCPIQGVFLLEITSIEDHRGSFARLYCQAELQSAGVHKPITQINTSLTLAKGAIRGMHFQHPPHAECKIVRCLQGSCFDVAVDIRKNSPTFLQWHGEMLSAENGKALVVPEGFAHGFQTLEENTRLLYLHTAMYAPEAEGGLLYNDQTLSINWPLPPQGISDRDRRFPHIDAHFLGIQI, from the coding sequence ATGCACATAATTCCATGCCCTATTCAAGGTGTATTCCTATTAGAAATCACCAGCATTGAAGACCACCGAGGTAGCTTTGCTCGTCTTTATTGTCAGGCAGAACTACAATCGGCAGGCGTACACAAGCCTATCACCCAGATAAACACTTCACTTACCCTAGCCAAAGGAGCTATACGCGGCATGCATTTCCAGCATCCGCCCCATGCAGAATGCAAAATTGTCCGATGCCTACAAGGAAGCTGCTTTGACGTTGCAGTGGATATTCGCAAAAACTCACCTACGTTCTTGCAATGGCACGGAGAAATGTTGTCTGCAGAAAATGGTAAAGCACTGGTTGTCCCTGAAGGGTTTGCTCACGGCTTTCAAACCTTAGAAGAAAACACCCGTTTGCTATATTTGCACACTGCAATGTATGCGCCTGAGGCAGAAGGGGGGCTATTATACAATGACCAAACTCTTTCTATAAACTGGCCACTTCCTCCTCAGGGTATTTCAGATCGAGATAGGCGCTTCCCACATATTGATGCACATTTTTTAGGAATACAGATATGA
- a CDS encoding class I SAM-dependent methyltransferase — protein MNCRHCKTPLTHSFANLHHQPISNAFLTKKQLEEPEVYYPLHVYVCEACFLVQVAEYKKSDDIFTDDYVYFSSMSSSWVEHARQYVAMMLERFDLDVHSFIVEIASNDGYLLQHCVERGIPCLGVEPAGNTAQVAKRKGISCVQDFFGTALAERLVKEGKKADVLLGNNVLAHVPDINNFVRGMKILLADNGVVTMEFPHLMELVANNQFDTIYQEHYSYLSFSTVCHIFETQGLRIFDVEQLPTHGGSLRIFATHTENSWHKTRPSVSRLYQVEKQANMHNIAYYTGFQQQIQTTKKALLYFLLEQKKNGKKVAAYGAAAKGNTFLNACGIKSDLIDFCVDKAPSKQGMYMPGSHIPVYDPTYLRQEKPDVVLILPWNIAEEIKTEHSYLKDWNGVFVTAIPELRIFTVETSP, from the coding sequence ATGAATTGTAGACACTGTAAGACCCCACTTACACACAGCTTCGCAAACTTGCACCACCAACCGATCTCAAATGCTTTTTTAACTAAAAAGCAATTGGAGGAGCCTGAAGTTTATTATCCGCTACATGTGTATGTATGTGAGGCCTGCTTTCTTGTGCAAGTAGCAGAATATAAAAAGTCAGACGATATTTTTACGGACGATTATGTTTATTTTTCCTCGATGTCCTCTTCATGGGTAGAACATGCTCGCCAATACGTTGCCATGATGCTGGAACGCTTTGACCTTGATGTTCATTCTTTTATAGTAGAAATAGCTTCTAATGACGGTTATTTGCTGCAACATTGTGTAGAGCGCGGCATTCCCTGTCTTGGGGTAGAGCCAGCAGGAAACACCGCACAAGTGGCAAAAAGAAAAGGCATCTCTTGTGTACAGGATTTTTTTGGTACGGCACTGGCCGAAAGACTTGTAAAAGAAGGTAAAAAAGCAGACGTCTTATTGGGTAATAATGTGCTAGCTCATGTGCCTGATATTAATAATTTTGTAAGAGGGATGAAAATTCTTTTGGCAGACAATGGGGTTGTCACTATGGAATTCCCGCATCTTATGGAACTCGTTGCTAATAACCAGTTTGATACTATCTATCAGGAACACTATTCCTACTTGTCATTTTCTACAGTGTGTCACATTTTTGAAACGCAAGGATTGCGCATCTTTGATGTGGAACAATTGCCTACGCACGGCGGATCATTACGTATTTTTGCCACGCATACGGAGAACTCTTGGCATAAAACACGTCCCTCTGTTTCTAGATTATATCAGGTGGAAAAACAGGCCAATATGCATAATATTGCCTATTATACTGGCTTTCAGCAGCAAATTCAAACCACCAAAAAAGCCCTGCTTTATTTTTTATTAGAGCAAAAAAAGAACGGCAAAAAAGTTGCCGCATACGGAGCAGCGGCTAAGGGAAATACCTTTCTTAATGCTTGTGGTATCAAATCTGATTTAATTGATTTTTGTGTAGACAAAGCACCTAGCAAGCAGGGCATGTATATGCCTGGATCTCATATTCCTGTGTACGATCCTACTTATCTGCGGCAGGAAAAACCAGATGTAGTGCTGATTCTACCTTGGAATATTGCTGAAGAAATTAAAACTGAGCATAGCTATCTTAAGGATTGGAATGGCGTATTTGTGACAGCTATTCCCGAACTGCGCATTTTTACAGTAGAGACATCTCCTTAG
- a CDS encoding PEP/pyruvate-binding domain-containing protein, giving the protein MNLEFETKAETLSLLQNAGFKVQNLFYFSVRQWFSSQSHIIDRVQRTFKNHDAVIVRSSSQAEDSESSSCAGAFESILNVDFKDESKLKIAIESVIASYTGESGDQVLVQPMVHDIALSGVIMIRCLEDGSPYYVINYDDESGKTDSITGGTGVSKTIYIYNGVAREDFDSQRVCKIMKMVQQLEDCFHSVPLDIEFCQTRDQKVHLLQVRRIATHSRWDPNVEKIVSSKISFVKEFGVNLENSWVIDRCPLKS; this is encoded by the coding sequence ATGAACCTAGAATTCGAAACAAAAGCAGAGACTCTAAGCTTACTTCAAAATGCTGGGTTTAAAGTACAAAATTTATTCTATTTTTCTGTCAGACAGTGGTTCTCAAGTCAAAGTCATATAATTGACAGAGTTCAGCGAACTTTCAAGAATCATGATGCTGTGATTGTCCGTAGCAGTTCTCAGGCTGAAGATAGTGAATCGTCCTCCTGCGCTGGAGCATTTGAATCCATCCTCAATGTAGACTTTAAAGATGAAAGTAAACTTAAAATAGCCATAGAATCCGTAATTGCTTCTTATACTGGAGAGTCCGGGGATCAAGTTTTAGTTCAGCCTATGGTGCATGATATCGCACTTAGCGGTGTGATTATGATTCGCTGTCTTGAAGATGGTTCACCTTATTACGTTATTAACTATGATGATGAATCTGGTAAAACAGATTCTATTACAGGAGGGACAGGGGTAAGCAAAACCATTTATATTTACAATGGGGTTGCCCGCGAGGATTTTGATTCACAACGGGTTTGTAAAATAATGAAGATGGTCCAGCAACTTGAAGATTGTTTTCACAGTGTCCCCCTCGATATAGAATTTTGTCAGACACGAGACCAAAAAGTCCATCTGCTCCAGGTCCGACGGATAGCTACCCATAGCCGATGGGATCCAAATGTTGAAAAGATTGTTTCTTCTAAAATTTCATTTGTAAAAGAGTTTGGAGTAAATCTAGAGAATTCATGGGTTATAGACAGATGCCCCCTGAAGAGTTGA